The region TCGTGAAAACTTAAATTTAGTAAAAAATAAACAAATGCCTTGGGAAAAACTTAAAGAAAAAATTACTTCCCAGATTGTAGATAGATTAGTAACAGATCAAGAAAAGTATAGTTTTTCTTTTTTCTTTCCTGACTCGACTTTAAGCAAAGATAAATCTAACATTAATAATGGAAGTCCACTGTTTTTTTAATTTAATCTTGGTTTTTAATGGCAATAAAAAAACTGCAATATAAATATTTAGTAGCTGTAATTTATATTTGTGTTCTTTTTTTAGATAGAATGGATGTTACGATTGTTAATATTGCAATGCCGACATTTGCAAAAGTTTTTGATGTAGCAATTACTAAAACGGAATGGATTTCTACTGGATTTTTGATGTCTCTTGCAATTGTGATTCCAATCAGTGGTTGGCTAGGAGATAAGTTTGGTTACAAAAAAATTTTTATTCTAGGAACAATCATTTTTACAATTGGCTCTTTACTTTGTGCTTGTGCATGGAGTCTTTCTTCTTTGGTTATCTTTCGAGTTTTGAAAGGCTTTGGTGGAGGAATATTAGTTCCTGTAGGAATGGCAATGACTTACAGAGTTTTCTCACCAGCTGAATATTCCAAAGCTGCTAGCTATACTTTGATGCCAACATTAGTTGCTCCTGCAATTGCGCCTACATTTGGAGGATTTGTTCTCGAACATTTTAGCTGGAGATGGATTTTTTTGTTCAATATTCCGATTTGTTTACTTGCAATTACTTTATCTACCGTTTACTTAAAAGAAGATAAATTAAAATTTACCCACAATTTAGATTGGTTTGGCTTTTTCCTCTCAGCAATTGGCTTAGCTTCGTTACTGTACACTTTTTCAAGAGTAGGGCACTTTGGGATAGGTGATGAATTGGTTTGGGTATGTTTAGTGATTGCTACCTTTGCAATGGGAATTTTCATATTTTGGGAAAATATTCATCCACATCCTTTGATAGATTTAAAATTTTTTAAAATTCCTCTGTTTGTCCAGGCTAATTTAATTCAATTTTGTTTGCAAATTACTCATTTTGGTTCACTGTTTATCATTGCAATTTATCTTCAAATAGCGGTTGGAATGACACCTTTACATAGTGGACTTGCAATGTGCTTGCAGCCTATTGGTTCTATTATGCTTTTACCCATAGTACCTAAAATTTTTAACCGTTTTGGCCCAAAATATTTAATATTTTGGGGATTAATAGGTCTGTCAATAATGACTTATCTT is a window of Pigmentibacter ruber DNA encoding:
- a CDS encoding MDR family MFS transporter, whose translation is MAIKKLQYKYLVAVIYICVLFLDRMDVTIVNIAMPTFAKVFDVAITKTEWISTGFLMSLAIVIPISGWLGDKFGYKKIFILGTIIFTIGSLLCACAWSLSSLVIFRVLKGFGGGILVPVGMAMTYRVFSPAEYSKAASYTLMPTLVAPAIAPTFGGFVLEHFSWRWIFLFNIPICLLAITLSTVYLKEDKLKFTHNLDWFGFFLSAIGLASLLYTFSRVGHFGIGDELVWVCLVIATFAMGIFIFWENIHPHPLIDLKFFKIPLFVQANLIQFCLQITHFGSLFIIAIYLQIAVGMTPLHSGLAMCLQPIGSIMLLPIVPKIFNRFGPKYLIFWGLIGLSIMTYLIPKIKVESDYVFAAGLLWVRGLLLGLINAPIQASVLFNINKEDASRASSVFNAGRQIAISFGVALSSLVLASGFREFNITSNELLLDKTVLVIFERVFLLLSGISFLAVFITFTINNKQILAKLETSQSDGKKNKQK